AATATTGCTTATTTTGGAATAAGTACGTTAATTTTAGCAATATTATGAATTATTTACTTAAGTAGTTGTTCAATCTATTTTACAATTTATCAAAAAAATGGTCGACTTTATTTATTTGGTAGTTATTTTGATCAAAATAAAAATAAAAAAATCATTGCAAACAAACATCTTTTAATTTATCGAAATAAAATTTTTTTACAATTATTTTTCGTTTTTCTAAAACTTATCAATATTTAATTGCTAAGAAAAAATAAAAAAGCATTATTATTTTTAACGAAAGAGGTCAAAAAAATGTGATTATTGTTAAAACAAGGAATTTTAAATACTTTTAAAAATAAAGCACAAGTTTTTATTTTTGTTATTTTAATTGTTTTAACAGCACTTTTTTCAACTGTTTGTTGAGTTTCTTTTGATCGATTACAAAAAGCAAACAGAACAATGGGATATGGAACATTAAATATTAATTATAACTATAATTATATTTCAACTAATTATGAAGCAAATAATCAGCAAACAATTACACCATGGTTTGCTTTTGATGTTGATTATGCTGGTATTGGGAATGGTTTTTTTGAAAAAAACTATGGTACTTTGACAATTGGTGGTTCAAATGATGTGCTAAAGCCATTTGATTTAGGAACTGGTTTAAAAGGTGAAAAATATCAATTTAAAATTGATGGAAACCAATTCCAAATTGAAAAAAGTGGTCATTGAGTACCATTTGAAAATGTTTTATTAGATTACAATGCTATTAATTTGACTAATCAAAATGTTTTAACAGGTGAATTTTCACAACTGTATCGGTTCAATTTTAATGCTTATTCATTTCAAAAATCTTTGTTAGGACAATTATACAATCGTTTTATTTTTAATAATTCTGTTGATTCAACTCTTAAAATGCAGGCAATTAATTTAGTAAAACGTTATATGCATTTTATTTTAGAGTCACGGTTAACTTATTTAGTGTATAAAAACATTGAAACTTATGCATTAAAAAATAATACGACAGATATTGACCTTTTAAATCAATTTATTAATGGAACAAACTTAGGCGAGCATTGACAAACAAAAAATTTGGGAGTTGATAATCCTGGTAAAAATGTTGCTCGTGCTGATCGAATTTTTTTAACACCAACAGTAGCAACCGATAAATATTGGGGAATGCGAGGAACATTAGGATTCCCAATTTATGATCCAAATAATACTTTGGGGTTAAAAGAACTTGATTGTCAAAATAGTACTGGTTGTACTGGAGTAGAAAATTATCGTTATTTTTTAACTGATACTAAATATCATAATATTGCCCAACTTTTAAATGATAAAAATGACCATAGTAATGTTACTAAAAACTTTTTACTAAATGGTAGTTATAAAGTTCGCAATTTAAGTACATATGATTTTTTTGGTCAGTATGATTATAATAATAAATTTATTAATAATGATTTTTTAACAACTTATCAAGATATGTTGGGAATGATTAGTAATTTTCAAGTTGTTAACCGTAATCAAGCAATTGCTTGAACAACTGATGGAAAAAAATATAAATTCATTGATTGAACACAACCATATAATTCAGGACAATTAAAAATCTTACAAAAATCAAAATGATTTGATCGTGGTTTAAATGAAATGGTTGATACAGCAATTGTCTTGCCACAATATTTTAAAGCAAATCATTTACGCTTTGATGATACGATTTTAGTTAATCAACTGAAACTTTATATTGAAGCCGTTGGGGGTGATACCCAAAATATTTATCCAACCATTTATGATACTGATTTTTTACCTGATGCGAAGAATGAGTCAATTATTTATGTTCATCCGCAAATGTTTAATCGTTTATTTGGTTATAATAACGAAGGGTTTACTACACAACAATATCAAGATGTTAGTACAGTTCAATTAACATATCATGGTGCTAATCAGAACAAAATGGAAACTGATTTAAATTATTATCGTGTTTACTTAGCTGATAATATTAATCGTTTAGGAAAAACAACTGAAGCAATTTTTCAAAATAAAACAGATGTTGTTAATAATGTTAATTTTACTAAATTTGGTGCGAATCAATTAGTTAATAATCGTTATCAATTGTTAAATAATGCTATTAAAATTTATTATTTAGTAACAATTGGGATTATTCTCTTTTTTGCCATAATTGTTATGATTATTTTGTTTATTCAATTAAAAAGTATGATTGAAAAACAACGAAGTCAAATTGGAATTTTAAAAGCAAATGGTTATAATAATTTTAAAATTTCCTTGTCTTATGTGATGTATTTCTTAACAGCCTTAATAATAGCTACTCCAATTGGATGATTACTTGGTCTAGGATTACAAGTTCCAATTATTAACTTATTTGGGCAATATTTTGTGTTACCAAGTACGTTTGTTGTTAACTGACAAGTACTATTATTATTTTTCCTTGTTGGTGGAAGTATTATTTTTATTCTTGTTGTTATTGAATGTAGTATTATATTAGGCCGGGAAGTATTAGCATTAATAAATCCAAATCGTGATTTTAAACCTAACAAATTAATTAGCCAGTTATCATTACGCTTTAGCAATCGATCATTTAAATCCCGCTTTCGATTAGTGTTATTAGGAGCGAGTTGAAAAGCAGTCATTATGTTTTTAATAACAACTTTTATTGCTACTGGAACAATTACCTTAGCGGCTTTGGTGCCAAATAGTATTAAAACTTTAAGTCAACAGTATTATCAAAATTTAAATTATGCTAATGAATTAAATTATCAAAATGTTATTTATAATAATCCATTAAGTCGTTATGAACTCTATGATAGTCCTAGTGAAGATGTACCAGATTATGGTGGGGTTAATGATCCAATTTATCAAAAGTTGGAAAATGTTCCAATTGCACCATATGTCTATGCCCGGGGTGTGGATAACACAACAAAATGAATTACTTTACAAGAATTAGCAACCAACCCTAATTACAGCCCATCTTATCCTTCGTTTATTGTTAATATGTTAGTGCAAAATATGACAGTCTTTAAAGGAAGCAATATTTCAGTTGGATTATTACGTTATTTATATGATTTACCAATTGATAGTAATATTAAAAATCGAGTTGATAATCAATTATCATTAGTAACATGTACTTTTTTACCACAATTATTTGGACAATTGCCAGTTTCTAACTCAGAAGCAGCAGGGACAACGTGACATAAATGGTCATATTGTATTGAACAAGCAACTAACACAATTTTACCAAGTGTTATTAAGGAAAAATGAGCAGCAAATGAAAAATATCAGTTGCGTTTTAACTTTGGGTTTAACTCGATGGCTTATGATCAAAACACAGATAGTTTATTTACTGGTTTTGATACAAAAATCACAGCTGTTAATGGAATTATTCGTGATAGTACAAAAAATCAAATTTCATCATATGGTCTTGATCTTAATGCTAATCAAGTTGTTTTTACAAATGAGTTAAAAACCAAATTACAAAAATCTTCTTCAAATCAAGACAAAATAATTCCAATTGCAATTAATGATTCGACGGCAGTAAAATATAATTTAAGAGTAAATGATATT
This genomic window from Spiroplasma sp. SV19 contains:
- a CDS encoding ABC transporter permease translates to MWLLLKQGILNTFKNKAQVFIFVILIVLTALFSTVCWVSFDRLQKANRTMGYGTLNINYNYNYISTNYEANNQQTITPWFAFDVDYAGIGNGFFEKNYGTLTIGGSNDVLKPFDLGTGLKGEKYQFKIDGNQFQIEKSGHWVPFENVLLDYNAINLTNQNVLTGEFSQLYRFNFNAYSFQKSLLGQLYNRFIFNNSVDSTLKMQAINLVKRYMHFILESRLTYLVYKNIETYALKNNTTDIDLLNQFINGTNLGEHWQTKNLGVDNPGKNVARADRIFLTPTVATDKYWGMRGTLGFPIYDPNNTLGLKELDCQNSTGCTGVENYRYFLTDTKYHNIAQLLNDKNDHSNVTKNFLLNGSYKVRNLSTYDFFGQYDYNNKFINNDFLTTYQDMLGMISNFQVVNRNQAIAWTTDGKKYKFIDWTQPYNSGQLKILQKSKWFDRGLNEMVDTAIVLPQYFKANHLRFDDTILVNQLKLYIEAVGGDTQNIYPTIYDTDFLPDAKNESIIYVHPQMFNRLFGYNNEGFTTQQYQDVSTVQLTYHGANQNKMETDLNYYRVYLADNINRLGKTTEAIFQNKTDVVNNVNFTKFGANQLVNNRYQLLNNAIKIYYLVTIGIILFFAIIVMIILFIQLKSMIEKQRSQIGILKANGYNNFKISLSYVMYFLTALIIATPIGWLLGLGLQVPIINLFGQYFVLPSTFVVNWQVLLLFFLVGGSIIFILVVIECSIILGREVLALINPNRDFKPNKLISQLSLRFSNRSFKSRFRLVLLGASWKAVIMFLITTFIATGTITLAALVPNSIKTLSQQYYQNLNYANELNYQNVIYNNPLSRYELYDSPSEDVPDYGGVNDPIYQKLENVPIAPYVYARGVDNTTKWITLQELATNPNYSPSYPSFIVNMLVQNMTVFKGSNISVGLLRYLYDLPIDSNIKNRVDNQLSLVTCTFLPQLFGQLPVSNSEAAGTTWHKWSYCIEQATNTILPSVIKEKWAANEKYQLRFNFGFNSMAYDQNTDSLFTGFDTKITAVNGIIRDSTKNQISSYGLDLNANQVVFTNELKTKLQKSSSNQDKIIPIAINDSTAVKYNLRVNDIINFYTDQPRLQYLGKDQQYYDINPEWWTYQNGNVKNDPWTLNLSHLTNSLLTGTNNDDWGTNVNQPYASISGLKLNLPVNMIDANVWTQNKIDINPESGPTKVDLLNNKVTKIEQNNYVIGAYDLNFDHPLKSLIDLVNGGFAKNWYSQALKLGLLRVTTAGFNVLSNYQFKVVGIQHSYDQARIFLEQKLANQVLGYQNSPQWFNGKYTKAIQPSDQFQRYVLSSTSADNSLSDGLSFFSSAVGKVDYLYNKKQVVNQLSYFTTILAGALVSIIILTAVIIIFLVTDVFMERYTKFIALMRVFGYHRGEINSMTLAIFIPFAFLGWLLGFFLVWTTVYFAVKMGLQTISLPLSLPMPWLLFIAIFGIISFIFALTFVLSTRKINQLPIQTIVTLSDE